The following are encoded together in the Nitrospirota bacterium genome:
- a CDS encoding uracil-DNA glycosylase: MNKREELSKIAREIEACDECREQGSGRAVTGEGNPDAAVMFVGEAPGKEEAKTGRPFVGRSGRLLRSLIREIGLTEDEVFITNPVYYLPKRGTPSRESIRHSRAHFMKQLGAVDPEIVVLLGSVAGLAALGSPVAITKQHGSFVHHEGRTYFISFHPSAALRFPGTKELFEEDFKKLKALIRAEAQRHES, encoded by the coding sequence ATGAACAAGCGCGAGGAGCTTTCGAAGATCGCCCGGGAGATCGAGGCATGTGATGAATGCCGGGAGCAGGGGAGCGGCAGGGCGGTGACCGGGGAGGGGAATCCCGATGCGGCGGTCATGTTCGTCGGCGAGGCGCCCGGCAAGGAGGAGGCGAAGACGGGCCGGCCCTTTGTGGGGAGATCGGGCAGGCTGCTCCGCTCGCTGATACGCGAGATCGGGCTGACCGAGGATGAAGTCTTCATCACCAACCCGGTCTACTATCTCCCGAAGCGGGGCACGCCCTCACGGGAGAGTATCAGGCACTCACGCGCACACTTCATGAAGCAGCTTGGAGCGGTCGACCCGGAGATCGTTGTGCTCCTGGGCAGCGTTGCCGGCCTTGCAGCGCTCGGCAGTCCGGTAGCGATCACCAAACAGCACGGCAGCTTCGTTCATCATGAAGGGAGGACCTATTTCATCTCCTTCCATCCCTCGGCAGCGCTCCGCTTTCCCGGAACAAAAGAGCTGTTCGAGGAGGACTTCAAGAAGCTCAAGGCCCTGATCAGGGCAGAAGCGCAGCGGCACGAGAGCTGA
- the ligD gene encoding non-homologous end-joining DNA ligase, whose product MSRERVGFDSRTIELSNLEKVLFPEDGITKADLIDYYDRAAAVMLPFVQGRPLMLERFPDGIYGDTFVQQQAPDYFPEWIARAAVPLKGGGSITHITAENRETLLYLANQVSVPHIWLSRADTPDNPDRMIFDIDPSEDRFGPVRSTALMLREFLREAGLGSFVMTTGSRGLHVVVPLDGRAGFDEVRGFAQGMVGVLIRMEPDMVTAEQRIERREGRVYIDVQRNAFGQTAVAPYAVRALAGAPVAAPLAWNELRDPRLTARAYTLRDLDRLIERKNPWEALLAEACSLEKARRRLKTI is encoded by the coding sequence ATGTCGAGAGAGAGAGTCGGTTTCGATTCCCGTACCATCGAGCTCTCCAATCTCGAGAAAGTGCTTTTTCCCGAAGACGGTATCACCAAGGCCGATCTCATCGACTATTATGACCGGGCAGCCGCGGTCATGCTCCCTTTTGTGCAGGGCAGGCCTTTGATGCTGGAGCGATTTCCGGACGGCATTTACGGCGATACGTTCGTACAGCAGCAGGCGCCCGACTATTTCCCGGAATGGATAGCGCGCGCTGCGGTACCGCTCAAGGGAGGGGGCAGCATCACCCACATCACCGCCGAGAACAGGGAGACCCTCCTCTACCTCGCCAACCAGGTCAGCGTCCCCCACATCTGGCTCAGCAGGGCCGATACCCCGGACAATCCCGACCGTATGATTTTCGACATCGATCCGTCTGAAGACCGCTTCGGCCCCGTGCGCTCGACGGCACTGATGCTGAGAGAGTTTTTACGGGAGGCGGGGCTCGGCTCCTTCGTGATGACCACCGGCTCGCGAGGCCTTCATGTGGTGGTTCCGCTCGACGGCCGGGCCGGGTTCGACGAGGTGCGGGGCTTTGCCCAGGGAATGGTGGGGGTGCTCATCCGGATGGAGCCCGACATGGTTACCGCCGAACAGCGTATCGAGAGGCGCGAGGGCCGCGTCTATATCGATGTGCAGCGCAATGCGTTCGGCCAGACCGCGGTCGCTCCTTACGCAGTCCGCGCCTTGGCAGGCGCTCCCGTTGCAGCGCCGCTGGCGTGGAACGAGCTGAGAGACCCGAGACTCACGGCGCGAGCCTATACCCTCCGCGACCTTGACCGCCTGATCGAGCGAAAGAATCCCTGGGAGGCGCTGCTCGCCGAAGCCTGTTCGCTCGAAAAGGCGCGCCGCCGCCTCAAGACGATCTGA
- a CDS encoding glycoside hydrolase family 15 protein: protein MRSYKRLEDYGIIGDLDTCALVGNDGSIDWCCLPHVESPSVFAALLDRERGGRFSITPVHLASSEQRYVDRTTVLKTTFRSNGGEAEVVDFMLPKEIAGNEAPVEKNIYRKVSGRRGVVSFAVELSPRFDYGRAPTVFEQTEGGILAASGEARLYLESPVPLRITDEGGRGTFTIKDGETLWFVLGYGSAPLSMPVLCDEVLHETVRYWEGWMHKCTSGRCLFEGPWHELIIRSSLVLKLLAHNETGAISAAPTTSLPEVIGGVRNWDYRYNWLRDASFTVQAFNSLGYVREAKAFLRWARGIFTRLDPEQIKPLYGLHGGVELREEELPHLSGYRCSRPVRIGNAAHRQLQLDIFGELIEAVYDATRYGVEIPPDAWFHLDGVIDYVCFNWKRKDHGIWEPRCAPRHYTHSKLMCWVALDRGIRIVEKLGMDANTAHWKSVQQEIRQAIETQGFSRRLNSFVQHFDGEELDASSLLIPLMEFLPFDDPRVQGTIDAVKQNLMRNGFVYRYLTDDGLPGREGCFILCSFWLVDALALSGRREEALEVFSTICSHASPLGLLAEEIDPDTGEQLGNYPQAYSHIGLINSALYLGKAFGKEQRGPEPVGTEAG, encoded by the coding sequence ATGCGCTCCTATAAGCGCCTTGAGGATTATGGAATTATCGGGGACCTCGACACCTGCGCGCTGGTGGGCAACGATGGTTCCATAGATTGGTGCTGCCTCCCTCATGTCGAATCACCGAGCGTCTTTGCCGCGCTCCTCGACCGGGAGAGAGGAGGCCGCTTCTCGATCACGCCCGTTCACCTCGCTTCATCAGAGCAGCGCTATGTAGACCGGACCACTGTGCTGAAGACTACTTTCCGCAGCAACGGCGGCGAGGCAGAGGTCGTAGACTTCATGCTCCCGAAGGAGATCGCCGGAAACGAAGCCCCGGTGGAGAAAAACATCTACCGGAAAGTATCGGGACGACGTGGCGTAGTATCCTTTGCCGTGGAGCTCAGCCCGCGCTTCGATTACGGCCGCGCCCCGACCGTCTTCGAACAAACGGAAGGGGGCATCCTTGCCGCCAGTGGAGAGGCGCGTCTGTATCTCGAATCACCAGTACCCCTGCGCATTACGGACGAGGGCGGCCGGGGGACCTTCACGATAAAGGACGGTGAGACCCTCTGGTTCGTCCTCGGCTACGGAAGCGCCCCGTTGTCGATGCCGGTCCTCTGCGATGAGGTGCTGCACGAGACGGTGCGCTACTGGGAAGGCTGGATGCATAAGTGCACGAGCGGCCGGTGTCTCTTCGAGGGGCCGTGGCACGAGCTGATCATCCGGTCGAGCCTGGTGCTCAAGCTCCTCGCCCATAACGAGACCGGCGCCATCTCCGCAGCACCGACCACCTCGCTGCCCGAAGTGATCGGAGGGGTGCGCAACTGGGACTACCGCTACAACTGGCTCCGCGACGCCTCTTTTACCGTGCAGGCGTTCAACAGCCTCGGTTATGTGCGGGAGGCGAAGGCGTTCCTGCGGTGGGCCAGAGGCATATTCACGAGACTCGATCCGGAGCAGATCAAGCCGCTCTACGGCCTGCACGGCGGCGTCGAGTTACGGGAGGAGGAGCTGCCGCACCTCTCGGGATACCGCTGCTCCCGCCCGGTGCGGATCGGCAACGCAGCGCACCGGCAGCTGCAGCTCGACATCTTCGGCGAGCTGATCGAGGCGGTTTACGATGCGACGCGGTACGGCGTGGAGATACCGCCGGACGCATGGTTTCATCTCGACGGCGTCATCGACTACGTCTGTTTCAACTGGAAGCGCAAGGACCACGGCATCTGGGAGCCCCGCTGCGCGCCGCGCCACTACACCCATTCGAAGCTCATGTGCTGGGTCGCCCTCGACCGCGGCATACGCATCGTCGAAAAGCTGGGCATGGATGCGAACACCGCGCACTGGAAGAGCGTGCAGCAGGAAATACGGCAGGCGATAGAGACGCAGGGGTTCAGCAGAAGGCTCAACAGCTTTGTCCAGCACTTCGACGGCGAAGAGCTCGACGCCTCGAGCCTGCTTATCCCGCTCATGGAGTTTCTCCCTTTCGACGATCCCCGGGTCCAGGGCACCATTGATGCGGTGAAGCAGAACCTGATGCGCAACGGCTTTGTCTATCGCTATCTCACCGATGACGGGCTTCCGGGAAGAGAGGGCTGTTTTATCCTCTGTTCTTTCTGGCTCGTCGATGCGCTCGCCCTTTCGGGACGGCGCGAGGAGGCGCTCGAGGTCTTCTCGACGATCTGCTCTCACGCGAGCCCTCTCGGCCTGCTGGCGGAAGAGATCGATCCCGACACCGGGGAGCAGCTCGGCAACTATCCGCAGGCCTACAGCCATATCGGCCTCATCAACAGCGCGCTCTATCTCGGCAAAGCGTTCGGAAAGGAGCAACGGGGGCCTGAACCGGTAGGCACAGAGGCGGGATAA
- a CDS encoding DUF3373 domain-containing protein, protein MRRYLAVLLAFSFLLPLSAFAADQGDLLQKIEALSKELDSLKAQMHEMQKKETVKEERITMVEKKAEAAETPSWFRIGGDYRARFDSLKGETQTAFVLFAPGAVPGVITGQDVKNDVLLTNRFGLNMEAKATEDVTVKARLLMYKVWGHESEAPAAAGSVAGGNAFFADRFFDFDGNIAHVPKDNTLRVDQAYATWSNVFGQPVWFSVGRRPSTGGIPTNIRQNIEKIGNAGVPGLLIDYAFDGLTLGYAPDIDALPGAYAKFCYGRGFDSGYRNLNNGLKDVDFIGINVVPYDTDVLHVELQYSRAFNIFTFPEGNTFSALGATFPNANVGDIDQYGTVIMGKIDKVGPGDINLFLSAALSKTHPNSNGLDLSGMGLGTFGLLWDPGTERKSRTGYGVYLGGRYDIEKTGTKIGLEYNYGSKYWITFAPASDDIWTGKLGTRGDVYEAYIIQELNKKPIAKRGKAFFRLGYQYYDFEYSGSNNWIGAPYKISEISAASTPQLFAPLKNAHDIYLTFDVLF, encoded by the coding sequence ATGAGAAGGTATTTGGCAGTGCTCCTCGCGTTTTCTTTCCTTCTCCCGCTCTCTGCATTCGCGGCCGACCAGGGCGATCTGCTCCAGAAGATCGAAGCGCTCTCCAAAGAGCTCGATTCCCTGAAAGCCCAGATGCACGAGATGCAGAAGAAAGAGACCGTGAAGGAAGAAAGAATCACGATGGTGGAGAAGAAGGCCGAGGCAGCAGAGACGCCTTCCTGGTTCAGGATCGGCGGCGACTACCGGGCGAGGTTCGACTCTCTCAAAGGAGAGACTCAGACAGCCTTCGTGCTGTTTGCTCCGGGCGCAGTACCTGGTGTAATTACCGGGCAAGACGTTAAAAATGATGTACTGTTGACTAACCGCTTTGGCTTAAACATGGAAGCAAAAGCCACAGAGGACGTGACGGTTAAAGCAAGACTGTTGATGTACAAAGTTTGGGGCCATGAGAGCGAGGCTCCTGCGGCGGCTGGAAGCGTTGCCGGCGGGAACGCCTTCTTTGCCGACAGATTTTTCGACTTCGATGGTAATATTGCCCATGTCCCTAAAGACAACACTTTACGGGTAGATCAGGCATATGCCACATGGAGCAATGTGTTCGGTCAGCCGGTATGGTTCTCGGTCGGCAGGAGGCCCTCTACCGGCGGCATTCCGACGAATATAAGGCAGAACATCGAGAAGATCGGCAATGCCGGCGTTCCCGGTCTTTTAATCGATTATGCCTTCGACGGCCTCACCCTCGGCTATGCACCCGATATCGACGCCCTCCCCGGCGCCTATGCAAAGTTCTGCTATGGCAGAGGCTTCGACAGCGGGTATAGAAATCTCAATAACGGGCTGAAAGATGTAGACTTCATCGGGATCAATGTTGTCCCTTACGACACAGATGTTCTCCATGTAGAATTACAGTACAGCCGGGCGTTCAATATCTTCACCTTTCCGGAAGGAAATACCTTCTCAGCTCTTGGCGCTACCTTCCCCAATGCAAATGTTGGTGATATAGACCAGTACGGCACGGTAATTATGGGCAAGATCGATAAGGTTGGTCCTGGCGATATCAACCTCTTTCTCTCTGCTGCGCTGAGCAAGACCCATCCGAACAGTAACGGATTAGATTTATCTGGAATGGGACTTGGTACATTTGGACTGCTTTGGGATCCCGGTACCGAGAGGAAGAGCCGCACAGGTTATGGAGTCTATCTCGGTGGACGGTATGATATTGAAAAGACCGGCACCAAAATCGGGTTAGAGTACAACTACGGATCTAAGTACTGGATCACCTTTGCGCCTGCCTCTGACGATATCTGGACCGGCAAGCTGGGGACACGAGGTGATGTGTATGAGGCTTATATCATCCAGGAGCTCAATAAGAAACCTATAGCCAAAAGAGGAAAGGCTTTCTTCAGGCTGGGGTATCAATACTATGATTTCGAGTACTCCGGAAGCAATAACTGGATCGGGGCTCCCTATAAGATAAGTGAGATATCTGCTGCCTCTACACCGCAACTCTTCGCTCCGCTCAAGAACGCTCACGATATCTATTTGACCTTCGACGTCCTGTTCTAA